Proteins co-encoded in one Streptomyces diastaticus subsp. diastaticus genomic window:
- a CDS encoding TetR/AcrR family transcriptional regulator codes for MPKIEAGSVREHRAQRLAQLIDATEAILEEGGAETLTAGAVAARAGIARNSIYRYVDSVEDLLELVVTREFPAWIDAVERAMAAEATPEGQAAAYVRANLEQAARGTHGWRASLSRRSLSPTARERVRNLHTSLHEALDRVVRVLGKPQPELTVAVLQAVVDACIRRIDQGDELATVSEFAAGATRRLLAPDES; via the coding sequence ATGCCCAAGATCGAAGCCGGTAGCGTCCGTGAGCACCGGGCCCAGCGGCTCGCCCAGTTGATCGACGCGACCGAGGCGATCCTCGAAGAGGGCGGCGCGGAGACCCTCACCGCCGGGGCGGTCGCCGCCCGGGCCGGCATCGCCCGCAACAGCATCTACCGTTACGTCGACTCCGTCGAGGACCTGCTCGAACTCGTCGTGACCCGGGAGTTCCCCGCCTGGATCGACGCCGTGGAGCGGGCCATGGCGGCCGAGGCCACGCCCGAGGGCCAGGCGGCCGCCTACGTCCGGGCCAATCTCGAACAGGCCGCACGCGGCACCCACGGCTGGCGGGCCTCGCTCTCTCGCCGCTCGCTCTCCCCGACGGCACGGGAGCGCGTGAGGAACCTGCACACCTCGCTGCACGAGGCGCTCGACCGGGTGGTACGAGTCCTGGGCAAGCCGCAGCCCGAGCTGACCGTCGCCGTGCTCCAGGCCGTCGTCGACGCGTGCATCCGCAGGATCGACCAGGGCGACGAACTGGCG